In the Gemmatimonadaceae bacterium genome, one interval contains:
- a CDS encoding acyl-CoA dehydratase activase — protein sequence MKRFVGVDSGSWNTKAVIIDDEARVLASAVVRSGADLAGAAEQALALALARAPGGRGDVRAIWATGFGRQAVPFADGSRTELDCHGRGAAFYVKGPLLVIDIGGQDAKVIRLDANGQRLAHRMNRKCAAGTGSFLDEIALRLGIGVDRLDHLAAQSTEVLELSSFCTVFAGTELLTLIRAGKRPSDLAMAAYRSLVKRVVAMDVLQGRVVATGGVVAYHPTVARLLGEDMHAEVVVPPHPQEMGAFGAALAAREGAVSVGPEVAV from the coding sequence ATGAAGCGATTCGTGGGCGTGGACAGCGGGTCGTGGAACACCAAGGCCGTCATCATCGACGACGAGGCGCGCGTGCTGGCGAGCGCCGTGGTCCGCTCGGGCGCTGATCTGGCCGGCGCGGCGGAGCAAGCGCTGGCCCTCGCCCTCGCGCGTGCGCCCGGTGGGCGGGGGGACGTCCGCGCGATCTGGGCCACCGGCTTCGGCCGCCAAGCCGTACCGTTCGCCGATGGTTCGCGGACCGAACTCGACTGCCACGGCCGCGGCGCGGCGTTCTACGTCAAGGGGCCGCTGCTCGTCATCGACATCGGGGGCCAGGACGCCAAGGTCATTCGCCTCGATGCGAACGGTCAACGTCTGGCGCATCGCATGAACAGAAAGTGCGCCGCCGGGACGGGCAGCTTTCTCGACGAAATCGCGCTCCGGCTGGGTATCGGCGTCGATCGTCTGGACCACCTGGCGGCGCAATCCACCGAGGTCCTGGAACTCTCCAGTTTCTGCACGGTATTCGCCGGCACGGAGCTGCTCACGCTCATCCGCGCCGGTAAGCGGCCCTCGGACCTGGCCATGGCGGCGTACCGATCGCTCGTGAAGCGCGTGGTAGCGATGGACGTGCTGCAGGGTCGGGTCGTCGCGACCGGCGGCGTGGTTGCGTACCATCCGACCGTGGCGCGGTTGCTCGGCGAGGATATGCACGCCGAAGTGGTCGTCCCGCCGCACCCGCAGGAGATGGGCGCGTTCGGCGCCGCGCTCGCCGCCCGCGAGGGTGCCGTTTCGGTGGGGCCGGAGGTCGCGGTATGA
- a CDS encoding 2-hydroxyacyl-CoA dehydratase family protein yields the protein MTALRSTAALKDTMGRYYRAVGAAAEQKTAPVAWCSSVGPAELLRALGFQVFFPENHAAMLGTARSANRYMPLAHAQGYSQDVCSYLTSDVGAYLAGETPLAAFGLSATPRADVLVFNTNQCRDVRDWFEWYGRAWNVPVIGVRSPRAIEEVYDGDVDGVAIQLERLVPTLEAVAGTRLDAGRLADAVRVSRECSDLWEACLRTAAHRPAPLTFFDGTIHMGPAVVLRGTAEACEYYRLLLAELDDAARLGQAAVPREAFRLYWEGMPVWGRLRALSSLFAEFRTAVVASTYCNSWIFSSLDPADPIRSMARASLELFIVRSEEAKEAYIERMLALYEVDGIVFHDCRTCPNNSNTRYGMPRRIAERLGIPTLALDGDVNDLRCFSDEQVRTNVEGFVEQLADARPAGARA from the coding sequence ATGACGGCGCTACGGAGCACCGCGGCGCTCAAGGACACGATGGGCCGGTATTACCGCGCGGTCGGCGCGGCCGCCGAGCAGAAGACCGCGCCCGTGGCCTGGTGTTCGAGCGTTGGTCCCGCCGAACTCCTTCGCGCGCTCGGGTTCCAGGTGTTCTTTCCGGAGAATCATGCGGCCATGCTGGGCACCGCGCGCAGCGCCAACCGCTACATGCCTCTGGCGCACGCCCAGGGCTATTCACAGGACGTGTGTTCGTATCTCACCAGTGACGTCGGCGCGTACCTGGCGGGCGAGACGCCGCTCGCCGCCTTCGGCCTGAGCGCAACACCGCGGGCCGACGTACTCGTGTTCAACACCAACCAGTGCCGCGACGTGCGCGACTGGTTCGAGTGGTACGGCCGGGCCTGGAACGTGCCCGTGATCGGGGTGCGGTCGCCGCGAGCGATCGAGGAGGTATACGACGGCGACGTGGATGGAGTCGCGATACAGCTCGAGCGCCTGGTCCCGACGCTCGAGGCCGTGGCGGGCACGAGGTTGGATGCCGGACGCCTGGCGGATGCGGTACGCGTGTCGCGCGAGTGCTCGGACCTCTGGGAGGCGTGCCTGCGTACGGCCGCCCATCGCCCTGCCCCGCTGACGTTCTTCGACGGCACCATCCACATGGGGCCGGCGGTGGTGTTGCGCGGCACGGCTGAGGCGTGTGAGTACTACCGGCTGCTGCTCGCCGAGTTGGACGACGCGGCGCGCCTCGGGCAGGCTGCGGTGCCCCGTGAGGCGTTCCGTCTGTACTGGGAAGGGATGCCGGTGTGGGGACGCCTGCGCGCGCTTTCGTCGCTGTTCGCGGAATTCCGCACCGCCGTCGTCGCATCCACCTATTGCAACAGTTGGATCTTCTCGTCCCTCGATCCGGCCGATCCCATACGATCGATGGCGCGAGCGTCGCTGGAACTGTTCATCGTGCGCTCCGAGGAGGCGAAGGAAGCGTACATCGAGCGCATGCTCGCGCTCTATGAGGTGGACGGCATCGTCTTCCACGACTGCCGCACCTGCCCGAACAATTCGAACACGCGCTACGGCATGCCGAGGCGGATCGCCGAGCGACTCGGCATCCCGACCCTCGCACTCGACGGCGACGTCAACGACCTCCGGTGCTTTTCCGACGAACAGGTGCGCACCAACGTCGAGGGGTTCGTCGAGCAACTCGCCGACGCGCGGCCGGCTGGAGCGCGTGCATGA
- a CDS encoding thiolase family protein, whose amino-acid sequence MSDMQFESIYIPYGGYWSSPFCAWQGSFANLAPIPLAAELAHRALDERGIAPSDIDGMSLGTTVPSKGSFYGAPWFAGLAGLGHVSGPTINQACATSARCVVEGAQELATGSASVYLAVAADRTSNGPHVYYPNPGGAGGTGEHEDLVLDSFGHDPYAKNSMLQTAENVARECAITRQAQEEMTLLRYAQYARALADDGAFHGRFMVRPVEVKRGKKVAATIKDDEGVFPTTASGLAALRPVAEGGSVTFGTQTHPADGSAGMVLTGSRDRARALSRNEHVEVRLLSYGQARVKPGFMPMAIVPAAQMALARAGIGADQLASTTTHNPFAVNDVLLSRSLHLDPEMMNRFGSSLVWGHPQGPTGLRAIIELVEDLVNQGGGYGLFTGCAAGDSAAAVVVKVTTH is encoded by the coding sequence ATGAGCGATATGCAATTCGAGAGCATCTATATTCCCTACGGCGGCTACTGGTCGTCGCCGTTCTGCGCGTGGCAGGGTTCGTTTGCGAACCTCGCGCCAATTCCGCTTGCCGCCGAGCTGGCCCACCGGGCGCTCGATGAGCGGGGCATCGCGCCGAGCGACATCGACGGCATGAGCCTTGGCACGACGGTGCCGAGCAAGGGCTCGTTCTACGGCGCGCCGTGGTTTGCCGGGCTTGCGGGGCTCGGCCACGTCAGTGGTCCGACCATCAATCAGGCCTGCGCCACGTCGGCGCGGTGCGTGGTGGAGGGCGCGCAGGAGTTGGCTACCGGGAGCGCCAGCGTGTACCTGGCCGTGGCCGCCGACCGAACGAGCAACGGGCCGCACGTGTACTACCCCAATCCCGGCGGCGCCGGCGGCACGGGGGAGCACGAGGACCTGGTGCTCGACAGCTTCGGCCACGATCCGTACGCCAAGAACTCGATGCTCCAGACGGCTGAGAACGTCGCCCGCGAATGCGCGATCACGCGCCAGGCGCAGGAGGAGATGACGCTGTTGCGGTACGCACAGTACGCCCGTGCGCTGGCCGACGACGGCGCCTTTCACGGCCGATTCATGGTGCGGCCCGTGGAGGTCAAGCGCGGCAAGAAGGTCGCAGCCACGATCAAAGACGACGAGGGTGTATTCCCGACCACGGCGAGCGGATTGGCCGCGCTGCGGCCGGTCGCCGAGGGCGGGAGCGTCACGTTCGGCACCCAGACGCATCCGGCCGACGGCAGTGCCGGCATGGTGCTCACCGGGAGCCGCGATCGCGCGCGTGCGCTGTCGCGCAACGAGCACGTCGAGGTCCGACTGCTCTCGTACGGCCAGGCGCGCGTGAAGCCGGGCTTCATGCCCATGGCCATCGTCCCGGCGGCGCAGATGGCGTTGGCGCGGGCGGGCATCGGCGCCGACCAACTTGCGAGCACCACGACTCACAATCCGTTCGCGGTGAACGACGTCCTGCTGTCCCGCTCCCTGCACCTCGACCCGGAAATGATGAACCGGTTCGGGTCTTCGCTGGTCTGGGGCCATCCCCAAGGCCCGACCGGGCTGCGAGCGATCATCGAACTCGTGGAGGACCTGGTGAATCAGGGCGGAGGATACGGCCTGTTCACCGGATGCGCCGCCGGCGATTCGGCGGCGGCGGTCGTTGTGAAGGTGACCACGCACTGA
- a CDS encoding enoyl-CoA hydratase-related protein: MTSLIDYFTSKSPRSMDFKDILYDKKDYVARITINRPEAYNAYTTDTLRELIRAFDDASQDDQVGVIVYTGAGEKAFCTGGDVKEYASVYTKRPHEYFKYMGLFSRYIESIFRSGKVTIARINGMAVGGGNESQLACDLAVMADDCYLGQVGSSVGSVAAGGATQWLSIHVGDRRAREMLFLNPRIPAAQALEWGLVNRVVPRAQLDDTVNELAQKLLNTFPECTRYTKQQVNYWKESAWFATIGHARDWLSTHFTTLEPYEGMQAFVEKRKIDYRGIRGRATDGGSSEFLWGPYEHTCPHCGAKGIPSAFAYCGQCGAKLNGASGA; the protein is encoded by the coding sequence ATGACCTCGCTCATCGACTACTTCACTTCGAAATCGCCTCGCAGCATGGATTTCAAGGACATCCTCTACGACAAGAAGGATTACGTCGCCCGGATCACGATCAACCGCCCAGAAGCCTACAACGCGTACACCACCGACACGCTGCGGGAGCTGATTCGCGCGTTCGACGACGCGTCGCAAGACGACCAGGTAGGGGTGATCGTGTACACTGGCGCTGGAGAGAAAGCGTTCTGCACCGGAGGCGACGTCAAAGAATACGCGTCGGTCTACACGAAGCGGCCTCACGAATACTTCAAGTACATGGGTCTGTTCAGCCGCTACATCGAATCGATCTTCCGCAGCGGCAAGGTGACGATCGCGCGCATCAACGGGATGGCGGTGGGCGGCGGGAACGAGTCGCAGCTCGCGTGCGACCTCGCCGTGATGGCCGACGACTGCTATCTGGGCCAGGTGGGATCCAGCGTGGGCAGTGTGGCGGCCGGCGGCGCTACGCAGTGGCTGTCGATCCACGTGGGCGATCGGCGCGCGCGCGAAATGCTGTTCCTCAACCCGCGCATTCCGGCGGCGCAGGCCCTGGAGTGGGGATTGGTGAACCGCGTGGTGCCGCGGGCGCAACTCGACGACACGGTGAACGAATTGGCGCAGAAGCTTCTGAACACGTTCCCCGAGTGCACGCGCTATACCAAGCAACAGGTGAATTACTGGAAGGAGTCGGCGTGGTTCGCGACCATCGGCCACGCCCGCGACTGGCTGTCCACGCACTTCACGACGCTCGAACCCTACGAAGGCATGCAGGCGTTCGTCGAGAAGCGCAAGATCGACTACCGCGGGATTCGCGGCCGGGCGACCGACGGCGGAAGCAGTGAGTTTCTGTGGGGACCGTACGAGCACACCTGCCCGCACTGCGGGGCCAAGGGTATTCCCTCCGCGTTCGCGTACTGCGGCCAGTGCGGAGCGAAGCTGAACGGCGCCTCCGGCGCCTGA
- a CDS encoding enoyl-CoA hydratase/isomerase family protein — protein MAASTAQAQTTVQYEVRDAIAHVTLDAPPLNILTGAMMTELAAVVERAQADRSVAAIAVTANGTAFSAGADVGEHRPENAPAMIAAFSRLFSAFGACEVPIVMAVDGPALGAGFELALMADILLVSTRATFGQPEIRLGFFAPVGVSWLSARVGPARAVEITATGHSYPAAEMAAMGLVSRVVPPSELTDTLASVLGELRRASPAVMRLNVRLVRQLQGRPFEAGRLEAERVFLDELMALDDVNEGVAAFFGKRRPVWHNR, from the coding sequence ATGGCGGCCTCCACGGCGCAGGCCCAGACGACGGTGCAATACGAGGTGCGCGATGCGATCGCGCACGTCACGCTCGACGCGCCGCCGCTCAACATTCTCACCGGCGCCATGATGACGGAGCTCGCGGCGGTCGTGGAGCGCGCGCAGGCGGACCGCTCGGTCGCGGCCATCGCCGTTACGGCGAACGGCACCGCGTTCTCGGCGGGCGCCGACGTGGGCGAGCACCGCCCGGAAAACGCGCCGGCGATGATCGCGGCGTTCAGCCGCCTGTTCTCGGCGTTCGGAGCCTGCGAGGTGCCGATCGTGATGGCGGTGGACGGCCCCGCCCTGGGAGCCGGCTTCGAGCTTGCGCTCATGGCCGACATCCTTCTTGTCAGCACCAGGGCGACGTTCGGCCAACCCGAGATCCGGCTGGGGTTCTTCGCGCCGGTGGGCGTGTCGTGGCTGTCAGCGCGCGTCGGGCCGGCCCGCGCCGTCGAGATCACGGCCACCGGGCACTCCTATCCGGCCGCCGAGATGGCGGCCATGGGGCTCGTGTCGCGGGTCGTACCGCCGTCGGAATTGACCGATACGCTCGCGTCGGTGCTTGGTGAACTGCGGCGGGCGAGCCCTGCCGTGATGCGGCTGAACGTGCGGCTCGTGCGGCAACTGCAGGGACGGCCGTTCGAGGCCGGGCGGCTCGAAGCCGAGCGCGTGTTTCTGGACGAGCTGATGGCGCTCGACGATGTGAACGAAGGAGTCGCGGCATTCTTCGGCAAACGAAGGCCGGTATGGCACAATCGGTGA
- a CDS encoding 2-dehydropantoate 2-reductase, with the protein MRTLIVGAGALGGLVGANLTRAGEDVALLEVNTARATLLNEAGLLVSRMGEEEVCVPVTVVSTVDGLAPFDLVFVAVKTYETEAAVRSVLPACGPRTLFLSLQNGIGNAEKIAGLVGAERVLCGITYHSIQHAGPRRLNYRAGIKPIQIAPFSGADRDQIEPIAEVFRTAGMATEVVPNVDHAIWQKLLHNAVVNPTSALTGLTCREMLADEHLMTFMRDLCGEIVAVMRARGIPIVDEEDPFRPIIGSLKALGKNRPSMWQDLSRGKRTEVDALNGAVAAEAARLGLSAPHNRAIVDFIHSRERQKFLLKQATAEKLGLDQPPTGGTPMLRGVDGGMTPSGPPLESTRHLKELMRDYYRDLAAASADRSRLVAACSALGPVEIVRALGIVPYFPENHAALIAATRQGGHAIARATAHGFSQFASSAMRADVGALLEGTSPLIAAHGIAGVPRPDVVVYSTNTGHQLLRWFEFYGSHYGVPVDGLHPPPALHDLEPIDVDAAVDQLLRLASRLERSTGRALEIDRLSETVGYSGEASALWDDILTLARAVPAPMTFFDSVVHLAPMVLLRGTRTAVSYYRELKDELEDRVARGIGAVPNETLRFYWDGPPIWCALRPLSRLFADAGVAVVASTFCGEFVLPGLDADDPIASMARAYTGVFGNRSEHFKTAYLASKFDEFGVDAAVYHDCRTTPEASHVRFGLAVRAERATGVPAFVLEADSHDLRLFSTERLQGQLSAFIEQHVEGLAAH; encoded by the coding sequence ATGCGAACGCTGATTGTGGGAGCCGGCGCTCTGGGTGGGCTCGTGGGCGCGAATCTGACGCGTGCTGGCGAGGATGTTGCTCTGCTCGAGGTGAACACGGCGCGCGCGACGTTGTTGAACGAGGCCGGGCTGCTCGTCAGCCGGATGGGCGAGGAGGAGGTGTGCGTCCCGGTGACCGTGGTATCCACCGTGGACGGTCTGGCGCCATTCGATCTGGTGTTCGTCGCCGTGAAGACGTACGAGACCGAGGCCGCGGTGCGGTCCGTGTTGCCGGCGTGCGGGCCGCGGACGCTGTTCCTCTCACTCCAGAATGGGATCGGCAATGCCGAGAAGATCGCCGGGCTCGTAGGCGCCGAGCGCGTGCTGTGCGGCATCACGTATCACAGCATCCAACACGCGGGGCCTCGGCGCCTCAACTATCGCGCGGGGATCAAACCCATTCAGATCGCGCCGTTCAGCGGCGCGGATCGGGATCAGATCGAGCCGATCGCGGAGGTGTTCCGGACCGCCGGAATGGCCACCGAAGTCGTGCCGAACGTCGACCACGCGATCTGGCAGAAGCTGCTGCACAACGCCGTGGTGAATCCGACGTCGGCGCTCACGGGACTCACCTGTCGTGAGATGCTCGCCGACGAGCACCTGATGACGTTCATGCGCGACCTCTGCGGTGAGATCGTCGCAGTGATGCGGGCGCGCGGCATCCCGATCGTGGACGAAGAGGATCCCTTCCGGCCGATCATCGGCTCGCTCAAGGCGCTCGGCAAGAACCGCCCGTCGATGTGGCAGGATCTCTCGCGCGGCAAGCGCACCGAGGTGGATGCCCTCAACGGCGCGGTGGCCGCTGAGGCCGCTCGTCTCGGCCTTTCGGCGCCGCACAACCGGGCCATCGTGGACTTCATCCATTCGCGCGAGCGCCAGAAATTCCTGCTCAAGCAGGCGACCGCCGAGAAGTTGGGCCTGGACCAGCCGCCCACCGGTGGAACGCCCATGCTGCGCGGCGTGGACGGCGGGATGACGCCTAGTGGGCCGCCGCTCGAGAGCACCCGGCACCTCAAGGAACTCATGCGGGACTACTACCGCGATCTCGCGGCGGCCTCGGCCGACCGGTCGCGTCTCGTGGCGGCGTGCTCGGCGTTGGGCCCCGTGGAGATCGTGCGCGCGCTGGGCATCGTGCCGTACTTCCCGGAGAACCACGCCGCTCTCATCGCGGCGACCCGACAGGGCGGCCATGCGATCGCGCGCGCCACGGCCCACGGCTTCTCGCAGTTCGCCAGTTCGGCGATGCGCGCCGACGTCGGCGCATTACTCGAGGGCACGAGTCCGCTCATCGCGGCGCACGGCATTGCCGGCGTGCCCCGCCCCGATGTCGTGGTCTACAGTACCAACACCGGCCACCAGCTTCTGCGCTGGTTCGAGTTCTACGGGTCGCATTACGGCGTGCCGGTGGACGGGCTGCATCCACCGCCGGCCTTGCACGATCTGGAGCCCATCGACGTCGACGCCGCCGTGGACCAGTTGCTGCGGCTCGCGTCGCGGCTGGAACGCTCGACCGGCCGTGCGCTCGAAATCGACCGGCTGAGCGAAACGGTCGGCTACAGCGGGGAAGCGAGTGCGCTCTGGGACGACATTCTCACACTGGCGCGGGCCGTGCCCGCGCCGATGACCTTCTTCGATTCGGTCGTGCATCTCGCACCGATGGTGCTGCTGCGCGGGACGCGGACAGCGGTGTCGTACTACCGGGAACTGAAGGACGAACTGGAAGATCGCGTGGCCCGGGGAATCGGCGCCGTCCCCAACGAGACGCTTCGCTTCTACTGGGATGGGCCGCCCATCTGGTGCGCGCTGCGACCGCTTTCACGGCTGTTCGCCGATGCCGGGGTCGCCGTCGTGGCTTCGACGTTCTGCGGCGAGTTCGTGCTGCCGGGTCTCGATGCCGATGACCCGATCGCCAGCATGGCACGCGCGTACACCGGCGTGTTCGGCAACCGGTCGGAGCACTTCAAGACGGCGTATCTCGCCTCGAAGTTCGACGAGTTCGGGGTGGACGCGGCGGTCTACCACGACTGCCGCACGACGCCGGAGGCAAGCCACGTGCGGTTTGGTCTCGCCGTACGGGCGGAGCGCGCCACCGGGGTTCCGGCGTTCGTGCTGGAAGCCGATTCGCACGATCTGCGCCTGTTCTCCACCGAGCGGTTGCAGGGCCAGCTGTCCGCGTTCATCGAGCAACACGTCGAGGGGTTGGCCGCCCATTAG
- a CDS encoding AMP-binding protein: MRRGTHARAGVREGDRIRSLLEPIGTSETIAAFMKRNAARHGARPAIRVRRGGAFRNVTWRELVDDVVAFGRYLDQLGVTSGDRVVVVSPNRGEMLVAELATMCLGAIYTPLFAGYSPDQTSDLLAHAAPAAVVLPDAEWRARLRVPLSARAVITFAEFRNVLAPFRSSPGDPRRHAFLERGVALDPTAPCLMMYTSGTSGALKGVQLTHDNILSQRRALAAIWDIGPEDRFLSYLPWHHSFGGIFEKYSALYNGAPLAIDDSYGRDFDVLLRNWMEIRPTIYFSVPKVYQQLVAHIQSHPEDEARIFHPELRFVFTAAAPLPTNLSEFFAARHIPVAEGWGLTETSPCCTLTDLNEPRTEPGKVGYPLPGVTVKIADDGEILVKGPHVMRGYYRDDEATAKALPGDGWFHTGDLGELLGPALKLVARKDRVFKMLNAEKVVPTEIENRLAGMNPYIRHVIVAGGGRDFLCALIYPDFFRIGEEFGHDHATADRVVAASLRETIAEFNRTHAIKYEHIKAVAVISKELTIEDQELTPSLKVRVRNVLAEAEDYLEAVYQPSAECDCRFLRKVLRVAGDDRPCFGGRPKTLDRCHECGSLMFGETQ, translated from the coding sequence ATGAGACGGGGCACCCACGCGCGCGCCGGGGTGCGGGAGGGCGATCGCATCCGGTCGCTGCTCGAGCCCATCGGGACGAGTGAGACGATCGCCGCATTCATGAAACGCAACGCGGCCAGGCACGGCGCGCGCCCGGCAATCCGCGTGAGGCGCGGCGGCGCCTTCCGGAACGTCACCTGGCGGGAACTGGTCGACGACGTCGTCGCCTTCGGCCGTTACCTCGACCAACTCGGCGTTACGAGCGGCGACCGCGTGGTCGTCGTGTCGCCCAATCGGGGCGAGATGCTCGTGGCAGAACTCGCGACGATGTGCCTGGGCGCCATCTACACGCCGCTGTTTGCCGGCTACTCGCCCGACCAGACGAGCGACCTGCTGGCCCACGCGGCGCCCGCGGCAGTGGTGTTGCCCGATGCCGAGTGGCGCGCGCGCCTTCGCGTCCCGCTCAGCGCTCGCGCCGTGATCACGTTCGCCGAATTCCGGAACGTGCTCGCGCCATTCCGCTCCAGTCCGGGCGACCCGCGCCGTCACGCGTTCCTGGAACGCGGGGTGGCGCTCGATCCCACCGCGCCGTGCCTGATGATGTACACCTCGGGAACGAGCGGCGCGCTGAAAGGTGTGCAATTGACCCACGACAACATCCTGTCGCAGCGACGGGCCCTGGCGGCGATCTGGGACATCGGCCCGGAGGACCGCTTCCTGTCGTACCTGCCGTGGCACCACAGCTTCGGCGGCATCTTCGAGAAGTACAGCGCGCTGTACAACGGCGCCCCGCTCGCCATCGACGACTCGTACGGCCGGGACTTCGACGTATTGCTCCGGAATTGGATGGAGATCCGGCCCACGATCTACTTCAGCGTGCCGAAAGTGTACCAGCAGCTCGTGGCCCACATCCAGTCGCACCCGGAAGACGAGGCGCGGATCTTTCATCCCGAACTGCGCTTCGTGTTCACAGCTGCCGCGCCGCTTCCCACGAACCTCTCCGAGTTCTTCGCGGCCCGGCACATTCCCGTGGCCGAAGGTTGGGGGCTCACCGAGACGTCTCCCTGCTGCACGCTCACCGATCTCAACGAGCCGCGCACCGAACCTGGCAAAGTGGGCTACCCGCTGCCCGGCGTGACCGTGAAAATCGCCGACGACGGAGAGATCCTGGTCAAGGGTCCGCACGTCATGCGGGGCTATTACCGCGACGACGAGGCCACGGCCAAAGCGCTTCCCGGAGACGGCTGGTTCCATACGGGGGATCTCGGCGAGCTGCTCGGTCCCGCGCTCAAGCTGGTCGCGCGCAAGGACCGGGTGTTCAAAATGCTGAACGCGGAAAAGGTCGTACCAACCGAGATCGAGAATCGATTGGCCGGGATGAACCCGTACATCCGGCACGTGATCGTCGCCGGCGGCGGGCGCGACTTTCTCTGCGCGCTGATCTACCCCGACTTCTTCCGAATCGGCGAGGAGTTCGGCCACGACCACGCCACCGCCGATCGGGTGGTCGCCGCCTCGCTGCGCGAGACGATCGCCGAGTTCAACCGCACGCACGCCATCAAGTACGAACACATCAAGGCGGTGGCGGTGATCAGCAAGGAGCTGACGATCGAGGACCAGGAGCTGACGCCGTCGCTGAAGGTCCGGGTGCGCAACGTGCTGGCCGAGGCGGAAGACTACCTCGAGGCCGTCTACCAGCCCTCCGCGGAATGCGATTGCCGTTTCCTGCGAAAGGTGCTGCGGGTAGCCGGTGACGATCGCCCGTGCTTCGGCGGCCGCCCCAAGACCCTCGATCGCTGCCACGAGTGCGGCAGCCTGATGTTCGGAGAGACCCAATGA
- a CDS encoding acyl-CoA dehydratase activase, with translation MLENGARAAAGVDVGTECVKAVVAGADGRILGRAVAPTRGYFQACSYEVLTAALEDAQLQPSDLSGIGATGFAMNCVRDATTTATEESCHALGAFHHAPHAMTLVDIGGRDPHVMHVGDDGRRVDARGVRRCAVGIGSFLMFAARHLDIAPAGLQELAAAASMPAPVSSYCSVFSGSEVLERLREGASREAVALGCMHSVAERIVEIGGFTHPIVVCGGVVEFFPGVLRALEELSGVEARAVPDAIYTGALGAALKVLQ, from the coding sequence ATGCTGGAAAATGGAGCGAGGGCCGCAGCCGGCGTGGACGTCGGAACGGAGTGTGTGAAGGCAGTGGTCGCCGGTGCCGACGGTCGGATTCTCGGGCGCGCGGTGGCCCCTACGCGGGGGTATTTCCAGGCGTGCAGCTACGAGGTGCTCACCGCGGCGCTGGAGGATGCGCAGCTCCAGCCGTCCGACCTCTCGGGCATCGGCGCCACGGGGTTCGCGATGAACTGCGTGCGCGACGCGACGACCACGGCCACCGAGGAGAGCTGCCACGCCCTCGGCGCGTTCCATCACGCGCCACACGCGATGACGCTGGTCGATATCGGCGGCCGTGATCCGCACGTGATGCACGTGGGTGATGACGGCCGCCGGGTGGACGCGCGCGGCGTGCGACGGTGCGCCGTCGGGATCGGCAGCTTCTTGATGTTCGCCGCCCGCCACCTCGACATCGCGCCCGCGGGGCTGCAGGAACTCGCCGCCGCGGCCTCGATGCCGGCGCCCGTGAGCAGCTATTGCTCGGTGTTCTCCGGCAGCGAAGTACTCGAGCGGCTGCGCGAGGGGGCCTCACGCGAGGCGGTCGCTCTCGGCTGCATGCACTCGGTGGCCGAGCGCATCGTCGAGATCGGGGGCTTCACGCATCCCATCGTCGTCTGCGGCGGAGTCGTCGAGTTCTTCCCGGGGGTGCTCCGCGCCCTCGAGGAACTGTCCGGGGTCGAGGCCCGCGCCGTCCCCGATGCGATCTACACCGGTGCGCTCGGCGCCGCGCTCAAGGTCCTCCAATGA
- a CDS encoding SDR family NAD(P)-dependent oxidoreductase encodes MDLELAGRSAIITGGGRGIGAAIALGLADEGCDVALVDSGAITEARAVAERIRARGRRVLVLEANVANVAAAEECVEAARQEFGRLDILVANAGVARDAVIWKMTELQWDEVLDVNLKGCFAYCRAIAPILRAQRRGRIVTIASINGLRGKFGQSNYAASKAGVIALTKSLARELGGAGVTVNCVAPGLVRTEMTAALPAEIVDNAKRESALGRVAEPEDVAQVVTFLCSAQARHVTGMVIKVDGGQYI; translated from the coding sequence ATGGACCTGGAGCTGGCGGGACGTTCGGCGATCATCACCGGTGGCGGGCGCGGCATCGGTGCGGCGATCGCGTTGGGGCTGGCCGACGAGGGATGTGACGTCGCCCTCGTCGACTCCGGCGCGATCACGGAGGCCCGGGCGGTGGCGGAACGGATCCGCGCGCGCGGGCGGCGGGTGCTCGTCCTCGAGGCCAACGTCGCGAACGTCGCCGCCGCGGAAGAGTGCGTGGAGGCCGCCCGCCAGGAGTTCGGGCGGCTGGACATTCTCGTAGCCAATGCCGGCGTGGCCCGCGATGCCGTGATCTGGAAGATGACGGAACTCCAGTGGGACGAAGTGCTGGACGTCAACCTCAAGGGCTGCTTCGCCTACTGCCGCGCCATCGCTCCGATCCTCCGGGCCCAGCGGCGTGGACGGATCGTAACGATCGCGAGCATCAATGGGCTCCGCGGGAAGTTCGGCCAGTCCAACTACGCGGCATCGAAGGCGGGGGTCATTGCCCTGACCAAGTCGCTGGCCCGCGAACTGGGCGGCGCCGGCGTCACCGTGAACTGCGTGGCGCCTGGGCTCGTGCGCACGGAGATGACGGCGGCGCTGCCGGCCGAGATCGTGGACAACGCAAAGCGGGAATCAGCGCTTGGCCGCGTCGCCGAGCCGGAGGATGTGGCGCAGGTCGTCACGTTCCTCTGCTCCGCGCAGGCCCGGCATGTCACGGGGATGGTCATCAAGGTGGACGGAGGCCAGTACATATAG